The Prinia subflava isolate CZ2003 ecotype Zambia chromosome 2, Cam_Psub_1.2, whole genome shotgun sequence genomic sequence TAATTTacatcttttattaaaaatacatctttttattattttaagtatTGTTAATGTTTAACATGAGACAAGCAGAACAATTTCAAATATCATAAGATTAATACTTTTTCTAGTACGTTGTAAGTATATGGGCgttatttttgttaaaattaatgCCTTAACCTAAATATAAAGAGATGATAAATTGCTGTTGCAATTTTGTACAGGGATTGAAATACATCGACCAAATTTATTACTGGGACTGATAATTCGCCAGAAAATGAAGAGGCAGATTACTGCTATTTCAAGCGTTACCAGTAGTTTTGCAGATGAAGCTGCTGAAAGTACGTTGAGTAGCTTGCCaccagagaagaaaagcaagccAAGCAAACCTGAAGTCTCTCATCATGATTTGGCActagaagaagaagaggaaaataatttctttaattccTTCACAACTGTGCTACACAAGCAGAGAAATAAACCACAGCCATCTAATACAGATGATGCTCCAACAACTGTTGAACCGTTGGTGGAAAGTACCAAACATGAACCACCAAAGCCTCTCAGGTTTCTTCCTGGAGTCCTGGTTGGATGGGAAAACCAGCCTTCTACTCTGGAGCTAGCAAATAAACCATTGCCAGTGGATGATATTCTTCAAAGCCTGTTGGGTACGACAGGGCAGGTATATGAGCACAGCAAGTCAGAAGCAGGTCCTAGTGAAGACATACCATTATTAAATGAACAGGCAAACTTGAAAGAAGAAACCATGGATGTTACTGATGCAACTGCTGAAGTTAGTGAAGTAAAGACTGGTTTGGATGATCCTCAAGAATCCACTAATGCTGCTGCAACTGTGGATGCAGCAGCTGTAGGGACCTCAAGTTCTGCAAGAAGTGCTGGTTCTTTGATAGGGCTGAGTCTGAAGGGAAAACCTCCAGATGTCTCCACAGAAGCATTTTTAGCAAATTTATCTGCTCAGTCTAAGGAAACTgaagaaagtaaagaaaatgaCCCAAAGCGACAGTTACCGGACAAGGACAGTGCTGCACAGGAAGTTAGAAGGAGCACAAATTCcagcttttcttcctcatcaaattcagggaaaaaatccaGTGAGAACAATGTTAATGTAGGCTCTGCTGAAGGCACTACTGCTAATACCTCTAAATCACCACCGTTTATTAATCTTAAAAGAGACCCACGACAGGCAGCTGGACGAAGCCAGCAGACtaatatttcagaaaacaagGATGGAGATGTTAGCAGAAATGAAGACCGACAAAATGCTTCAGGAAATGATCAAGGAGAACCAGAGAATAAACAACATTCTGGAGAAGGAGGCTTAAACCTGTATCAAAGTGAGGCACAAACCAATGAGACACAGTTCAGTTCAGCTGCAGCTAAGGCAGATAACACAGTTGCATCACAAGCAGAAGATACCAAACACTCACAGGAGGATGCATTGATGCAAAATATTGAAACAGTGAACTCATTTAGAAGAGGACCAGCTGTAACTTCATCTCATTTTGAAACTGAAAACTCTTCTTGTTCTGAATTTATTTCCAAAGTCCCAAACCCTATTGCAAGTGGCAGCTTCTCATCTGTTGGATCTCCGCAGCAGAATTTTCAGCATTCTAAATCTAATCCACCTGGATTTCAGTttcaggctcctgcagctcatAACTTCCCTCCACAAAACAACCCTATGTTTGGATTTCCTCCTCATTTACCACCTCCGCTTCTTCCTCCTCCCGGCTTTGGTTTTCCTCAAAATCCAATGATGCCATGGCCACCAGTAGCTCATTTATCAGGTCAGCCACCACAGTATGCCGGACCCATTGCACAAGGGCTACCGGTGGCTCACAAACAATCAAGATTTTTGGGACCAgaaaatttttttcagagtaaagACAGTAGGAGACCAGAAAGGCACCACAACGACCCTTGGGGCAGAGAAGAACAGCATTTGGAGAGAGGATTCGGTAGAGGAAAAAATGATCGGCAAAGACTTTACAGTGAAACCCATCACCAGAAAAAAGACAGACATGAAAAAGAGTGGGGCAATGAAAAATACTGGGAGCAAGATTCAGAAAGAAACAGGCGCAGAGACAGAAaccaggaaaaagagagagagcgGAAGAGTAGAGAGGAAGGAcagagagacaaagaaagagTGCGATCTCCACACAGTGATAGAGCTGGTGATGGAAAAAGCCCCAGAGAGACtagaaatccagaaaaaaagacagagaagcCTAAAAGTGATGAACAGGCTCATGAAAAAGataaggagagggagaaaagcaaagacaaGCATAGAGAACGAGAAAGTGAAAAGAACAGAGAGAGACATAGGGACCACAGTGACAGAACTAAAAGCAAAAGGTAAAAAGATGCAGGCAGTCTTTTGAATTCCTATTTAAATAAACTGTTAGAGTAATATCATAAAACTTtgtatgacaaaaaaaaaaagagagcctGCTAAGATTGTGCCATCgttttttattctgtgttgGTGTTTTGCAGAAACAAGTCTGTGTTTTGGTACCACTCATTGTACCAATACTCatcctttttttcattatacCAACTGTTGCTAGAAGTAGgagtttaatatttttaaaaaatttacattGCTGAATattcaaaattttaaagatttcttttattaatatGCAATAAAGGCTTAGGAATTTTCTTAGCTGAGGAAGTTGGCTTTAGTCAAGTCTGCAATATAGTTTCTGCCTTTGGTAATTTGTGCTCTCTTCTGTTTTAAGATGCTCTGGTAATTTTAAAGGTGGTTTTCATACAATAACCTTGTTTTTAAATTGCACTGTTTTTAAAGACTGCAGCAAAGCCTCAGAATCCACATGTTACAACAAAATGTAATATGCTCGGTGGTGTGaagagtttggggttttttttaattattcagtaGTACAATATAAAACTCAAGTATATTTCGTTATATTATCTTTCAAGTTTTTCCTAAGCATCTGAAGCAGTTTGTGACCAGAAATTGGAAGGCTGAGCTGCTCGAATGTTACTGCTTTAAACTGCACTTGTTTTAATAAGAAAGCATTTCTAACCTAAAttcttgaaaataatttgtagTAGTAAATTCATTTCTCCCTCCGTTTTCCATGCTTCAAAAACTTGAATACCTAAGCTTGTACATTACTTTGTGTTTTGCTATCCTTTTTactgtaaaatgtaaatattttaagggATATTTTGATTCTAAAATGATAAAACTTTCTCACATACTGTGTGTGTTTGATTTCATAGCTGTGAAACTACAGGCTAAATGAATATAGAAGGCTGAGTCACAGAATGCCACATTTGTTGTACACTTCACAGGTCGGTTTGTTCTGAGTTTTGGAGGACAAAGAGGGGAGAGAAGGGTAGAAGTGTTTGTACCCTTGGGACTTCTGGTACCTTGGTATTTTGTGGACTACCATCCACCAATGCCAAACAACATGcaaatgtaaaaacaaaatcacCTACTCTTATACTTATTAAAATACACTGGGCATCTTGTTGAGTCTGtcagaaacaacaaaaatattctaCCGTATAAAGAAAAACTGAGGTTTATTGTTCtgtttttagtgttttgtttttccactttGAATACACAACCTTACTATGCTGCTGACATAAAAAAGAGTATTTTGCACTTTGCTGTAGACAAGCCTCTTCTTTCCAGAAAAGTATTCCCAGTTTAATAACAGCCTAATTGTTATTTTCAattatgaatatattttaagGTAAATTTTTACTTGTATACCTTGCAAGTAGCTTCATGGTCAAATTggctaaaattaaaaatcttacaCTGAATAAAGGAAGTGGTAGACTTTTATTAAGTGATGTTTCTTAGGCTCATTGTTGAGAagactaattaaaaaaaaaatcctcagtaaTTAAAAGCGATATTcaaacatctttaaaataaaattagtctTTTCCAAATTAATTCCATGGTATAGCAGTAGTACTGTTGAATATATCTG encodes the following:
- the PHF3 gene encoding PHD finger protein 3 isoform X3 translates to MVGCGRCDDWFHGDCVGLSLSQAQQMGEEDKEYVCVKCCAEEDKKMECSDQNVPDTQVKFEHKEEKAIECEKLGVSKQTPTCNLNTMTEKTKQTEDTGKHKVKIFRRESGDGKNLPESRDSDTKKGQHVPARKGSQTAAIPRRSPEDKNEKISKESPNTVERSTKSGMHEKQEIKKKKNEKGSISTTHLPAVPASKPSADQIRQSVKQSLKEILMKRLTDSSLKIPEERAAKVATRIERELFSFFRDTDAKYKNKYRSLMFNLKDPKNNILFKKVLKGEVTPDHLIKMSPEELASKELAAWRQRENRHTIEMIEKEQREVERRPITKITHKGEIEIESETPMKEQEEVMEIQEPNTKLFEKSEEAEKDKEINESASPDTTSQHKNHLFDLNCKICIGRMAPPTDDLSGKKVKVSVGVARKQSDNEAESIADALSSTSSILASELLEEDKQDSSKSFTPLPKSETPGTVECESLFLARLNFIWKGFINMPSVAKFVIKAYPVSGSFEYLTEDLPDSIQVGGRISPHTVWDYVEKIKASGTKEICVVRFTPVTEEDQISYALLFAYFSSRKRYGVAANNMKQVKDLYLIPLGSSDKVPHHLVPFDGPGIEIHRPNLLLGLIIRQKMKRQITAISSVTSSFADEAAESTLSSLPPEKKSKPSKPEVSHHDLALEEEEENNFFNSFTTVLHKQRNKPQPSNTDDAPTTVEPLVESTKHEPPKPLRFLPGVLVGWENQPSTLELANKPLPVDDILQSLLGTTGQVYEHSKSEAGPSEDIPLLNEQANLKEETMDVTDATAEVSEVKTGLDDPQESTNAAATVDAAAVGTSSSARSAGSLIGLSLKGKPPDVSTEAFLANLSAQSKETEESKENDPKRQLPDKDSAAQEVRRSTNSSFSSSSNSGKKSSENNVNVGSAEGTTANTSKSPPFINLKRDPRQAAGRSQQTNISENKDGDVSRNEDRQNASGNDQGEPENKQHSGEGGLNLYQSEAQTNETQFSSAAAKADNTVASQAEDTKHSQEDALMQNIETVNSFRRGPAVTSSHFETENSSCSEFISKVPNPIASGSFSSVGSPQQNFQHSKSNPPGFQFQAPAAHNFPPQNNPMFGFPPHLPPPLLPPPGFGFPQNPMMPWPPVAHLSGQPPQYAGPIAQGLPVAHKQSRFLGPENFFQSKDSRRPERHHNDPWGREEQHLERGFGRGKNDRQRLYSETHHQKKDRHEKEWGNEKYWEQDSERNRRRDRNQEKERERKSREEGQRDKERVRSPHSDRAGDGKSPRETRNPEKKTEKPKSDEQAHEKDKEREKSKDKHRERESEKNRERHRDHSDRTKSKR